The Deltaproteobacteria bacterium genome includes a window with the following:
- the secD gene encoding protein translocase subunit SecD: MNPLRWRLLFIGAITVWAAYIVAPSIIYFATPKEIRNSEVDMAKRIPSWLPQKHVSLGLDLQGGVQLVLGVNTTSAVDNKLSRLGTETQRWSDDNKEGVAKAYNIAGKQILRVELREGVDASTFKDKFRKEYPGMVQVNRSGQTIDFGFEDEQLRRIKASAIEQAEKVVRSRVDKWGVSEPLINRRQADNSILVQLPGFKDPTKAKELLGRTAQLKFKLVDDKFRGFDNLTDLPAGVTASNNGGQAALVSEDRQALMTYAKPKIPDDRQLYLNREDIAGGKKSRYTTYVVEASTEIGGDDILDAFVTEDSQGLDRRPQVSMKFTGPGGKRFGDVTGANVGHRLAIVLDEEVVSAPNIQSKIATGQGVITMGNRGSWQDTYNEANQLALVLKSGALPATIEVLEERQVGASLGPELADEGIKGVLVGLMLVFGYMVYHYRRPGLLACLALILNGLYLLGLMALFGFSLSLPGIAGFVLTLGMAVDANVLINERIRQELGEGKTSKKAIENGFGRVFWTIFDAHVTALIAGFVLLETNPSGPIRGFAVTLIIGLLVSLFTSLTCTKAFFELVMARSKSDKEVRTWLGERTIEKQRHAFNINFSKYSLPFTAFCGALIVGTLGFTAVRGLNWGVDFAGGTELQARFAADVQPAELNAVAKQVGLRQVTLQALGGGNRQYLMRFGMEDIEATGGKDVTQQDEQAKGQELKTALLSQLASKSPEILSIDYVGPQVGKELRGQGVASMMASIFFILLYVAFRFDMRFGPGVLVKMFIDVFFVLAFYQFFWRSFDLTSVAAFLTIIGYSVNDTIVIFDRIRENLGNHGRRSLLDNINISLNETLTRSLNTSGVTLVSLFGILIFGSGQIWNFAAAMALGIVAATLTSTFVASFSLVWFDRWYAKQQAKKTNRGGHVHGATARS; this comes from the coding sequence ATGAACCCGTTGCGTTGGCGTTTGCTATTTATTGGCGCCATTACTGTCTGGGCCGCTTACATTGTGGCTCCCTCAATCATTTACTTTGCAACGCCAAAGGAGATTCGGAACTCCGAGGTGGACATGGCCAAGCGGATTCCGAGCTGGCTGCCGCAAAAACACGTGTCCCTCGGACTCGATTTGCAGGGCGGTGTTCAGTTGGTGCTTGGCGTCAACACCACAAGTGCCGTTGACAACAAGCTGAGCCGTCTAGGCACGGAAACGCAACGTTGGTCTGATGACAACAAAGAAGGCGTCGCCAAAGCTTACAACATCGCTGGCAAGCAGATCCTGCGCGTCGAACTGCGAGAGGGCGTTGATGCGTCGACGTTCAAAGACAAGTTCCGCAAAGAATACCCGGGAATGGTGCAGGTCAACCGCAGCGGCCAAACCATTGACTTTGGGTTTGAAGACGAGCAGCTGCGTCGCATCAAGGCTAGCGCCATTGAGCAGGCGGAAAAAGTTGTGCGCAGCCGGGTCGACAAGTGGGGCGTGAGCGAGCCGCTGATCAATAGACGCCAGGCTGACAACTCCATCCTCGTACAGTTGCCGGGCTTCAAGGACCCAACAAAAGCTAAAGAGCTACTAGGTCGCACGGCCCAGCTGAAATTTAAGCTGGTGGACGATAAATTCCGCGGCTTCGACAACCTCACCGATCTGCCAGCGGGCGTGACCGCCAGCAACAACGGCGGCCAGGCCGCACTGGTTAGCGAAGACCGCCAGGCCCTTATGACCTACGCCAAACCTAAAATTCCCGACGACCGTCAGCTCTATCTAAATCGCGAAGATATCGCCGGTGGCAAGAAGTCGCGCTATACCACGTACGTTGTCGAGGCTTCGACCGAGATCGGTGGTGACGACATTCTTGACGCCTTCGTCACGGAAGACAGCCAAGGGCTCGATCGTCGTCCCCAGGTCTCGATGAAATTCACTGGTCCAGGCGGCAAGCGCTTTGGTGACGTTACCGGTGCCAACGTTGGCCACCGATTAGCGATCGTTCTGGACGAAGAGGTTGTTTCGGCTCCCAACATTCAGTCCAAGATTGCCACTGGCCAGGGCGTCATTACGATGGGCAATCGTGGTAGCTGGCAAGACACCTATAACGAAGCCAATCAGCTGGCCTTGGTGCTGAAGTCTGGTGCCCTACCAGCGACAATTGAGGTACTAGAGGAGCGCCAAGTTGGTGCGAGCCTTGGTCCAGAACTCGCCGACGAGGGCATCAAAGGCGTGCTCGTAGGCCTGATGCTAGTATTCGGCTACATGGTATATCACTACCGCCGCCCTGGACTCCTGGCCTGTTTGGCTCTGATTCTTAACGGGCTGTATCTCTTAGGGTTGATGGCACTCTTCGGCTTCTCCCTATCGCTGCCTGGTATCGCCGGTTTCGTCCTCACTTTGGGTATGGCGGTTGACGCTAACGTGTTGATCAACGAGAGGATCCGGCAAGAACTCGGCGAGGGCAAAACCTCGAAGAAAGCGATCGAAAACGGCTTCGGACGCGTATTCTGGACCATTTTTGATGCTCACGTCACAGCGCTCATCGCCGGCTTCGTGCTCCTCGAGACTAACCCATCGGGTCCAATTCGCGGCTTTGCCGTTACCCTGATTATCGGTCTGTTGGTCTCGCTCTTTACCTCGCTGACCTGTACCAAAGCGTTCTTCGAACTCGTGATGGCACGGTCGAAAAGCGACAAAGAAGTACGTACCTGGCTTGGTGAGCGCACGATTGAAAAGCAGCGTCACGCGTTTAACATCAATTTTAGTAAGTACTCGCTGCCGTTCACGGCGTTCTGTGGTGCGCTCATTGTTGGTACCTTAGGTTTCACCGCTGTCCGCGGGCTTAACTGGGGCGTGGATTTTGCTGGTGGTACCGAATTACAGGCTCGGTTTGCAGCGGATGTCCAACCAGCCGAGCTCAACGCTGTAGCCAAGCAAGTGGGCTTGCGTCAAGTCACGCTGCAAGCTCTGGGCGGCGGCAACCGTCAGTACCTCATGCGCTTTGGTATGGAAGATATCGAAGCCACCGGTGGCAAAGACGTAACGCAACAGGACGAACAAGCTAAAGGTCAGGAGCTGAAGACAGCACTTCTCAGCCAGCTTGCCAGCAAGAGCCCGGAGATCCTCTCGATCGACTACGTCGGACCCCAAGTTGGCAAGGAACTTCGCGGTCAGGGTGTGGCGAGCATGATGGCCTCGATCTTCTTCATCTTGCTCTACGTCGCCTTCCGCTTCGATATGCGGTTTGGCCCTGGCGTGCTGGTGAAAATGTTTATCGACGTATTCTTCGTCTTGGCGTTCTACCAGTTCTTCTGGCGTTCGTTTGACTTAACGTCGGTCGCTGCTTTCTTGACCATCATCGGCTACTCGGTCAACGACACGATCGTAATCTTTGACCGTATTCGCGAGAATCTCGGTAATCACGGACGACGCAGTCTGCTCGACAACATCAACATCTCACTCAACGAGACATTGACGCGGTCGCTCAACACGTCGGGTGTAACTTTAGTGTCGCTGTTCGGAATCTTGATTTTCGGCTCTGGCCAAATCTGGAACTTTGCGGCAGCTATGGCACTCGGCATCGTAGCAGCAACGCTGACCTCGACCTTTGTCGCCAGTTTCTCGCTGGTGTGGTTTGATCGCTGGTACGCCAAGCAGCAGGCTAAGAAGACCAACCGTGGTGGTCACGTCCACGGAGCAACCGCTCGGTCCTAA
- a CDS encoding ABC transporter ATP-binding protein has protein sequence MIVVEGLSKSYGGRRAIDGVSFTIAEGEIVGLLGLNGAGKSTILKILGCFLLPSSGTARVGGYSVDSDPQSIRRLIGYLPDVPPLYDEMTVDAYLAYVARLKNVPAADVARSVSAAKDKTNLDEVGSARISELSHGFRQRVGIAQALVHNPKVIILDEPINGLDPVQIVEMRDLILSLRGHHTVVLSSHILSEITKTCDRVLVVDQGRLVAEGSEVDLQSRMVATMRLSLDVSQVPQGFADQLRAVDGVAGVQYVPGQGIERFYIETSRDVRAQLASLTVHSGAGLLGLSRGEAGLEGLFMKLIKPVEERVHG, from the coding sequence ATGATCGTCGTTGAAGGTCTCAGCAAGTCGTACGGAGGCCGTCGAGCTATCGACGGGGTCAGTTTCACTATAGCCGAGGGCGAGATCGTGGGTCTGCTTGGCCTCAATGGGGCCGGCAAGAGTACGATTCTCAAAATCCTGGGCTGCTTTCTACTGCCATCATCGGGGACGGCTCGGGTCGGCGGGTACTCCGTGGATAGTGATCCACAGTCCATCCGCCGCCTTATTGGCTACCTACCGGATGTGCCGCCGCTTTATGATGAGATGACGGTAGATGCCTACTTGGCTTACGTCGCGCGCCTTAAAAACGTCCCCGCCGCTGATGTGGCGCGCAGTGTCAGTGCGGCCAAGGACAAAACCAACCTTGACGAGGTGGGTAGCGCCCGGATCAGCGAATTATCCCACGGTTTTCGCCAACGTGTCGGTATCGCCCAGGCCCTGGTCCATAACCCAAAGGTTATCATCCTCGACGAGCCTATTAACGGGCTGGATCCTGTCCAAATCGTCGAGATGCGGGATCTTATTTTATCGCTACGCGGTCACCATACGGTGGTGCTTTCGAGTCACATACTTTCGGAAATCACCAAGACTTGTGACCGAGTTCTCGTGGTGGACCAAGGCCGCCTCGTGGCCGAGGGGTCAGAGGTTGATTTGCAATCACGCATGGTGGCCACCATGCGTCTCAGCCTTGACGTAAGTCAAGTGCCACAGGGGTTTGCGGACCAGCTGAGGGCTGTCGATGGGGTGGCCGGGGTGCAGTATGTGCCCGGTCAAGGTATCGAGCGCTTCTATATCGAGACTTCGCGTGATGTCAGAGCTCAACTTGCCAGTCTTACGGTCCATTCCGGGGCAGGGCTCCTTGGGCTTAGCCGCGGCGAGGCCGGTCTAGAGGGACTCTTTATGAAACTGATCAAACCTGTGGAGGAGCGCGTCCATGGCTAA
- a CDS encoding acetyl-CoA carboxylase carboxyltransferase subunit beta has protein sequence MAWLNREKAPLTKGQRTDTPDGLWERCSNCGEIVLKRDFKLNQNVCPKCGHHFPLVAIERIQHFLDADSFEEMDAELCSTDPLKFADSKSYKTRLADTFKKTGQYDAFYAGRGRLSGRPVQLGVFDFQFMGGSMGSVVGEKIARLYLRAAAQREPAIIFSSSGGARMQEGILSLMQMAKTCAALAKLREAKVPFISVLTHPTTGGVAASFATLGDVNIGEPGALIGFAGPRVIQQTIREKLPEGFQRSEYLLEHGMLDMICDRESLRPQIAKILGMLMPQ, from the coding sequence GTGGCTTGGCTAAACCGAGAAAAAGCACCTCTGACTAAAGGACAACGTACTGACACCCCCGACGGCCTCTGGGAACGTTGTAGTAATTGTGGTGAGATTGTTCTGAAGCGAGATTTTAAGCTGAACCAAAATGTGTGTCCCAAGTGTGGTCACCATTTTCCGTTAGTTGCCATTGAACGCATTCAGCACTTTCTCGACGCTGACAGCTTCGAGGAGATGGACGCCGAGCTCTGCTCGACGGATCCCTTGAAGTTTGCGGACAGCAAATCCTACAAGACGCGTCTCGCTGATACGTTCAAGAAGACTGGGCAGTACGATGCTTTTTATGCCGGTCGCGGGCGGCTTAGTGGGCGTCCTGTGCAGTTGGGCGTCTTTGATTTCCAATTCATGGGCGGTAGCATGGGCTCAGTGGTTGGCGAGAAGATTGCCCGTCTTTATTTGCGCGCGGCTGCGCAGCGTGAGCCGGCGATTATCTTTTCGTCGTCCGGCGGCGCGAGGATGCAAGAGGGCATCCTCAGTCTGATGCAGATGGCAAAAACTTGCGCTGCACTCGCTAAGCTACGCGAGGCCAAGGTACCGTTTATCTCGGTGCTGACGCATCCGACCACTGGCGGCGTTGCTGCCAGTTTTGCCACTCTAGGCGACGTCAATATTGGCGAACCGGGAGCGCTGATCGGTTTTGCCGGGCCGCGCGTGATTCAGCAAACTATTCGGGAAAAATTACCCGAAGGCTTCCAACGTTCCGAGTATCTGCTCGAGCACGGGATGCTGGACATGATCTGTGATCGTGAGTCGCTAAGACCACAGATTGCCAAGATTCTCGGCATGCTCATGCCGCAATGA
- a CDS encoding Tim44 domain-containing protein encodes MKNALGWLVTSLVSVTLITAPALGRAGGGRSFGRSFGRGSSGSSGFGMRQRPPANPYPLAQPQQDYRAPATPAPSSIPNYRSEPPAAAPSRGGFLRNMAGGIAGGFLGSMLFNSVGRAMGGGYGAGPVDGGYGASGGYGGGRGGIGLFELMVIAGLGYLGYRLFRSRQGSQAATPSGTGSMISFRMPPSEAAGAGKSAADPLESETASDIFFRVQGAWTRRDLGSIQDLLGDEVRHALQTDLNELRRQKQINRLENISVREVDVGETWRDGDSDVATVRFHANLLDYTVDEASHQVLAGSDLVPVKFVEDWTFARTGRGGAWQVVGISQAQ; translated from the coding sequence ATGAAAAACGCACTGGGTTGGCTCGTTACTAGTTTAGTAAGCGTCACACTGATCACAGCACCAGCACTGGGAAGAGCCGGCGGCGGCCGTAGCTTCGGCCGTAGCTTCGGCCGGGGCAGCAGTGGAAGTAGCGGGTTTGGGATGCGGCAAAGACCGCCAGCCAACCCCTACCCGTTAGCCCAACCGCAGCAAGACTACCGCGCTCCGGCAACCCCGGCACCAAGCAGCATTCCCAACTATAGGTCAGAGCCGCCAGCGGCGGCGCCATCGCGTGGGGGGTTTCTCCGCAACATGGCCGGTGGGATCGCCGGCGGATTCCTCGGCAGTATGCTATTCAATTCCGTGGGGCGCGCCATGGGCGGTGGCTACGGCGCAGGGCCTGTAGATGGTGGATACGGAGCCAGTGGCGGATACGGTGGGGGCCGTGGCGGCATCGGTCTCTTTGAACTCATGGTGATCGCTGGCCTTGGCTACCTGGGTTACCGCCTATTTCGGTCGCGCCAGGGGAGCCAGGCCGCAACCCCATCAGGAACGGGCTCGATGATTAGCTTCCGCATGCCCCCATCCGAGGCGGCGGGCGCCGGCAAGAGCGCAGCTGACCCCCTCGAGAGCGAAACCGCTAGCGATATTTTTTTCCGCGTGCAGGGTGCCTGGACGCGGCGTGACCTCGGATCAATCCAAGATCTCCTTGGGGATGAGGTGCGTCATGCGTTGCAAACCGACCTGAACGAGCTCCGGCGCCAAAAACAAATCAATCGACTGGAAAATATTAGCGTCCGCGAAGTCGACGTTGGTGAGACGTGGCGCGATGGTGATAGCGACGTGGCAACCGTACGCTTTCATGCCAACTTACTCGATTACACGGTTGACGAAGCGTCGCATCAAGTGCTGGCTGGCAGCGACTTGGTGCCAGTCAAATTTGTCGAGGATTGGACCTTTGCCCGCACCGGCCGCGGTGGCGCATGGCAAGTCGTAGGGATCAGTCAGGCCCAGTGA